Proteins encoded together in one Phycisphaerae bacterium window:
- a CDS encoding type II toxin-antitoxin system MqsA family antitoxin: protein MSKPTEQRRCHVCGQRTLRREKRPYEYAISHDGRPPVTIRIPDLELTVCTNPDCHPEHPDDTILVDDAASWRITEETYRQLGLLTPAEIRAGREQLGLSQQELQQLLGLGGNSLSRWETGRIYQSRSMDTLLRIMFDVPEAQRYISEVRSAQRSAAPR, encoded by the coding sequence ATGAGCAAGCCGACTGAGCAACGACGCTGTCACGTCTGCGGCCAGCGCACGTTGCGCCGCGAGAAGCGCCCCTACGAGTACGCAATCAGCCACGACGGCCGGCCGCCCGTGACCATCCGCATTCCGGACCTCGAGCTGACCGTCTGCACCAACCCGGACTGCCACCCGGAGCACCCGGACGACACGATCCTGGTCGACGACGCTGCGAGTTGGCGCATCACCGAGGAGACCTACCGGCAGTTGGGTCTGCTCACTCCGGCTGAAATCCGCGCCGGCCGCGAGCAGCTCGGCCTCAGCCAGCAGGAACTACAACAGCTTCTCGGCCTCGGCGGCAATTCGCTGTCACGCTGGGAAACCGGGCGCATTTACCAGTCACGCAGCATGGACACGCTGCTGCGCATCATGTTTGATGTACCCGAGGCGCAGCGCTACATTTCGGAAGTACGCAGCGCGCAGCGCTCCGCGGCTCCTCGTTGA